The DNA sequence ACCACAGTACTCAATCAAGGGCCTTTTGCGTTAGCTGAGGACAGCAGCAGTCGAGCACTTGCAGACTACTTACTCGACCAAGATGGCAAGGCTAAGGCCGCTGGCAGCGTCTTGAAAAATCAAGCCTATGCTGACACGCTAAAACAAATCGCTGCTAAAGGCAGTGGTCCGTTTTATCACGGCGAGCTAGCAAAAAATATCGTCAAGCAGATTCGCCAGCATAGTCGTCGCCCAGGACTCATGACGCTGAATGACATGAAAAATTACACGGCCAAGTCGACGCCCGCGGTTTGCAGCCAGGTTAACGAACTTTCTCTCTGTGGCGCAGCGCCTCCTTCATCTGGCCCAATAACCGTGATGCAGATTATTCATATGCTGGCAAAAACACCCGGCTTTTATCAACTAGAGCCAACCGGGGCTGATTTTTATCACCGATTTATNGAAGCAAGCAAGCTNGCNTTCGCCGACCGCAATCGCTATATTGCTGATCCGGCGTTCTACCCTACGCCAGTCTCTGCATTGCTTGAGCCAAGTTATTTATCCAAACGTGCGGCACTTATCCCGACGGACCGGGCTAGTGACGAGCCAGCCGAGGCTGGTGAGCTTGGTGAAGATGCAGTTGATGCTATATCACCGGAGCTTGACTCAACCACACATCTCAGCATCGTGGACGCTAAAGGTAATATTGTCAGCATGACCAGTTCGATAGAAACTGCCTTTGGCAGTCGAGTTTTTGTCGATGGTTATTTGCTCAATAATCAGTTAACGGATTTCTCATTTTCACCCTCGATGCACAGCAAAAAAGTCGCAAACCGTATTGAAGCCGGAAAACGTCCGCGCAGCTCAATGAGTCCAATGATTATTTTTAAAGATCAGCAGCCTCTACTGGTCATCGGCTCACCGGGGGGTGCACGAATCATTGCCTACGTCAGCAAAGTGATTGCACAACATTTGCTATTGCAACTCCCCCTCGAGCAGGCTGTCGCAAGTCCACATATTAGCAATCTTAATCGCTCAATTAGCCGCATTGAACCGCAGCCAGCAGCGGATAAACTGACTACATCGCTAATGCAAAAAGGCCATAAGATTAAGCGTGCGGCGCAAACCAGCGGCTTACACGTAATAAATCTTGGCCAGCAACAGATTAAGGCTGTGGCTGATTATAGAAGGGAAGGTGAGGCGTATGCCGAATAGCGAGGGCGTATGCTGAATAGCGAAGTCGACAGTGGAATCGAGAGTTTATAATGTGGCAAATGTAAATAGTGAGCCACAGACAGCATTAACCCAAGCTGCTCATCGGCAAAACCTGCCGAAGACTTATTCCTCTGCGGCTACTGTATCATCTTCGTTGCTGTAGTCTTGCTGGTAACCACTTTGCGTACAACCTAAGCAGCGAACAAAGGTGGTTTTAGCAGGGCCGACGACCAGAGTACTGCCTGCTTCTGCGGCATTACCACCGAGTAAGGAAAACGGCAGTGTGACCAAAAATACAGCGGTGCCAATCACTGTAGCAGCCAAGCCGACCGGACGNGCAATCACTAAATCACCAACCATGGCTAATGCCGATGGATTTTCGTCAACNACGCGTGCATTGGCTAAGCTTAGTTGCGGCACTGACATCACTACGATCAATGCAAGCAGAAAAAAAGGACGTGTGATGTTGCTCATAGCTAGCATCCCCAGCTGAAATTATTTTTCTAAATAGTATGACTACCATAGCTATTTATCAAACAGTTTGAAAGAAAATAACGATATTTCAGTTACTTTTCTGATTTTCTTAGAAATTACTCGAACTTGTTCACAACTATCGAGGCTGACAGCTAGGGCAGTAAAACGTATTGCGCTGTGCCATCACCCGCGATTTGATCACTGATCCACACCGGTGACAGGGCTGACCTGCACGACCATAAACCCATAACTGCTGTTTGAAATAACCCGGCTGGCCATCCGAGCCAACAAAATCCCGTAAGGTTGTGCCGCCTTGCTCAATAGCTTGAGACAGTGTTAATTTTACCGCATCATAAAGTAGCTGCAGCTTTGCGCGACTGACTTTACCCGCTGGCACCGATGGGCGAATACCCGCCTTAAACAGTGATTCCGAGGCATAAATATTACCCACGCCGACTACAGTTTTATTATCCATCAACCACTGCTTTATGGCTTGTTTCTTTTTACGTGATGCCTGATAAAAATAGTCGAAGCTAAAATCTGCCGAGAGTGGCTCAGGCCCTAAATTTTGCAGCAGACGATGCTGGTCGATAGGGTCAGTTGAAAATAACCAGCTGCCAAATCGTCTGGGGTCATTTAAGCGCAGAATGCAGTCATCGCCGAATACTGCATCAATATGATCATGTTTTTTCAGTTCAGCATTGCTATCCACAATTCGTAAACTGCCCGACATACCCAAGTGAATCAGCATCGCAGCTTGCTGAAACTGTAAGATAATATATTTTGCTCTGCGCCGAATATGCAGCAAGCGCTGGCCCCGTAAGGACTGCAACTCAGCTTCTGGTACTGGCCAGCGAAGCTGTGAATTGCGCACCACAAAGCCGGTTAAAATCTTATCTTGAATATGCGGCTGAATACCGCGCTTACTGGTCTCAACCTCAGGCAATTCTGGCATCGACAATACTCTTTACAATCATAAAAGCAGAAAGTGGGCATAAAAAAACGCAGCCTAAGCTGCGTTTTTTAACAAACTCATCAAGCTATTAGCCTTTTGGACCGGCAGCTTCTACATCTGCAGCCACATCAAACTTTTTAATATTGGCCTTGAATAGCTCAGCCAATTTTTTCGCTTGTTCATCATAGGCAGACTTATCAGACCATGCTTCACGTGGGTTAACATATTGCTGCTCAACCCCAGGAATCGCCTTAGGAATATCCAAGTTTAAAATATCTAAATGTTCGGTTTCTGCGCCTAATAATGCACCACTCTGAATCGCAGCCACGACTGCACGAGTGACTGGAATTGGGAAACGATTACCCGCACCGCCTGGCGCACCAGAGCCACCGGTCCAGCCAGTGTTCACTAAGTACACCTGCGAACCGAAGTCTTCAACACGCTTCATTAACAAATCAGCATATTCACGCGCAGGACGAGGCATGAATGGGGCACCAAAACAGGTTGAAAATGCAGGGTGAATACCCGCCTCTGCACCTAGTTCCGTCGAACCAACACGTGCCGTATAACCTGACAGAAAGTGAAATGCAGCGGCTTCTTTTGACAAAATAGATACTGGCGGTAACACCCCAGAAACATCACAGGTCAAGAAAATAACAACTTTAGGCTCACCACCCATATTTTTCTCTGAACGCATCTCAACGTGTTCAAGCGGGTA is a window from the Pseudomonadales bacterium genome containing:
- the mutM gene encoding bifunctional DNA-formamidopyrimidine glycosylase/DNA-(apurinic or apyrimidinic site) lyase, with product MPELPEVETSKRGIQPHIQDKILTGFVVRNSQLRWPVPEAELQSLRGQRLLHIRRRAKYIILQFQQAAMLIHLGMSGSLRIVDSNAELKKHDHIDAVFGDDCILRLNDPRRFGSWLFSTDPIDQHRLLQNLGPEPLSADFSFDYFYQASRKKKQAIKQWLMDNKTVVGVGNIYASESLFKAGIRPSVPAGKVSRAKLQLLYDAVKLTLSQAIEQGGTTLRDFVGSDGQPGYFKQQLWVYGRAGQPCHRCGSVIKSRVMAQRNTFYCPSCQPR
- the ggt gene encoding gamma-glutamyltransferase, with product MSLFQFILAKTQSRRFFQXFVSALLLTSYTSDNSLANDIIAPEAASDPHYQQKLAQGKAYAIATANRYASQAAKDILQQGGTAIDAAIAAQMVLGLVEPQSSGIGGGGFLVHWDSNSQQLSNYDGREIAPSAVNENYFRDKHGTLAFYDAVIGGYSVGVPGLLAMLELAHQQHGELDWAKLFQPAIALAEQGFEISPRLHQLTTVLNQGPFALAEDSSSRALADYLLDQDGKAKAAGSVLKNQAYADTLKQIAAKGSGPFYHGELAKNIVKQIRQHSRRPGLMTLNDMKNYTAKSTPAVCSQVNELSLCGAAPPSSGPITVMQIIHMLAKTPGFYQLEPTGADFYHRFXEASKLAFADRNRYIADPAFYPTPVSALLEPSYLSKRAALIPTDRASDEPAEAGELGEDAVDAISPELDSTTHLSIVDAKGNIVSMTSSIETAFGSRVFVDGYLLNNQLTDFSFSPSMHSKKVANRIEAGKRPRSSMSPMIIFKDQQPLLVIGSPGGARIIAYVSKVIAQHLLLQLPLEQAVASPHISNLNRSISRIEPQPAADKLTTSLMQKGHKIKRAAQTSGLHVINLGQQQIKAVADYRREGEAYAE